The nucleotide window GGGGCAGCACCTCCGACGCGGGCGCCGGGGCGTGCGCGCCGTCCGTCTCCTCCGCCCCTGGGGCGGGGCTCCCGGGGGCGTCGGTCGCGCCGGGGCGGTCGGCGCGCAGGGCGCGGCGGGTCGGGGTGGCGGTGCTCACAGGACCCTCCTGTCGTGACGGTCCTCCGGGACGACCACGGCGGCGACCGTCACGTGGACGGCCTCGACGGGCAGGCCGGTGAGCTCGGTGACGCGTGCGGCGACGTGGCGCTGGACGCGGCCGGCGACGTCGGCCGCGGGGCGTCCCCACAGCGTGGCCACCTGCACCTCGAGGCGGGCGCGGCCGGCGTCGACGCGGGCGTCGGCGCCGGGGAGCCGGTGCCGGACGAGGCTGTCGAGCCCGGTGGGGCGGGTGGGGACCACGCCCTCGACCTCGCCCGCGCTGCGCCGGCCGACGGCCTCCACGACACGGGGGTGCAC belongs to Aquipuribacter hungaricus and includes:
- a CDS encoding Asp23/Gls24 family envelope stress response protein, whose amino-acid sequence is MPDILAPAAERGRLDVHPRVVEAVGRRSAGEVEGVVPTRPTGLDSLVRHRLPGADARVDAGRARLEVQVATLWGRPAADVAGRVQRHVAARVTELTGLPVEAVHVTVAAVVVPEDRHDRRVL